One stretch of Siphonobacter curvatus DNA includes these proteins:
- a CDS encoding baeRF7 domain-containing protein yields MTRFNVDHFNALAQKEATLCVSLYTPTEKISTDGHQSSKIHFKNALTEARNQLLEVHEMSESDADSFLAEGFQLLDDQEFWKYSSDLLAYFIFDGESVFYKLPLSIESPICRVNQRPYLLPLIPELNDDGHFYLLVLNLKQVSLFEMTRSTIDQIPLPDSVSASYTEEIEDADNQKALQHRSGIGEAGAMFHGQGSGSSEARKAEILQYYHRLSTDIETILNQNPLPLLLAGVDYLIPLYKQASNYIHVVEPYLTGSYSEDDTLTLSTEAWQLMEPQFVQDRLDRKEDYGLFAAKGQGGDDVDTVILTALSGGVDTLFVQAQEELWGTYDAEKFSLTVEESPSRNSYSLINEAAQKTIAYGGKVYLVEKDEMPATDSMLAGMFRYPLTEVDQETESTL; encoded by the coding sequence ATGACCCGATTTAATGTAGATCATTTCAATGCTTTAGCTCAAAAAGAAGCAACTCTTTGCGTCTCCCTTTATACGCCGACGGAAAAGATTTCAACCGATGGGCACCAATCAAGTAAAATTCACTTCAAAAACGCGTTGACTGAAGCCCGGAATCAACTGCTGGAAGTCCATGAAATGTCAGAATCAGATGCCGATTCATTTTTGGCGGAAGGCTTTCAGTTACTGGACGATCAGGAATTCTGGAAGTACAGTTCAGACCTGCTAGCGTACTTCATATTTGATGGCGAAAGTGTGTTCTACAAACTACCCTTGTCCATCGAATCGCCCATTTGTCGGGTAAACCAGCGGCCCTACCTGTTACCGCTCATTCCCGAGCTAAACGACGACGGACACTTCTATCTGCTGGTATTAAATCTGAAACAGGTAAGCCTGTTTGAGATGACCCGTTCTACCATTGATCAAATTCCTCTGCCTGACTCCGTTTCGGCTTCTTACACCGAAGAAATCGAAGACGCGGATAATCAGAAAGCCCTGCAACACCGCAGTGGCATTGGCGAAGCGGGAGCCATGTTTCATGGCCAGGGAAGCGGGTCAAGCGAAGCCCGGAAAGCAGAGATTCTCCAGTATTACCATCGGTTGAGTACGGACATTGAAACGATTTTGAACCAGAATCCCTTGCCACTGCTACTGGCAGGGGTCGATTATTTGATTCCGCTGTACAAACAGGCCAGCAACTATATCCACGTGGTCGAGCCGTATTTAACGGGCAGTTATTCGGAAGACGATACCCTAACACTGTCGACCGAGGCCTGGCAACTGATGGAACCTCAATTCGTACAGGACCGTCTCGATCGAAAAGAGGATTACGGGCTTTTTGCCGCGAAAGGACAGGGTGGGGATGATGTGGATACCGTGATCCTAACTGCTCTCAGTGGTGGGGTCGATACCCTATTCGTTCAGGCCCAGGAAGAATTATGGGGAACGTACGACGCGGAAAAGTTTAGCCTTACCGTAGAGGAATCGCCGAGCCGCAACAGTTATTCACTAATCAATGAAGCCGCTCAAAAGACCATCGCGTACGGTGGGAAAGTGTATCTGGTCGAGAAAGATGAAATGCCAGCTACCGATTCCATGCTCGCGGGTATGTTCCGCTATCCCCTGACGGAAGTCGACCAGGAAACCGAGAGTACCCTTTAA
- a CDS encoding HPF/RaiA family ribosome-associated protein, protein MEHSVDGIKIDLQTVGFKESPELVSQVENELRRLMRFRQDIVAADFYFSEDGRNPESNKVVRWRLGVPGKDLFAEANSASWHSSLRDAGEKLRRQFVD, encoded by the coding sequence ATGGAACACAGTGTGGATGGCATCAAAATTGACTTGCAAACGGTGGGATTCAAGGAGTCTCCCGAGCTTGTATCTCAGGTTGAAAACGAACTGCGACGCCTCATGCGTTTTCGGCAGGATATCGTAGCGGCTGACTTCTACTTCAGTGAGGATGGCCGCAACCCGGAAAGCAATAAAGTGGTACGCTGGCGTCTGGGCGTACCGGGTAAAGATCTGTTCGCGGAAGCCAACTCGGCTTCTTGGCATAGTAGCCTTCGGGACGCGGGAGAAAAACTACGCCGTCAGTTTGTAGACTAA